One Monomorium pharaonis isolate MP-MQ-018 chromosome 4, ASM1337386v2, whole genome shotgun sequence DNA segment encodes these proteins:
- the Osi6 gene encoding uncharacterized protein Osi6, which produces MKKFLILMTAVILTAGQSIDECLKQDSISCVQKTLYRTAKEFFAKDKIELVNGVSLVNSNANARSAKELTYDQEMEATNDITERQNSLENFISDETRQFLTGRSLRINLASVFKKIYESAHAISESAPPEIRQAVDEIVEARGKKKKGGLKAILPLLIAAKVKLGLLGVLTYFVAGFLAKSALKASLLSLLISAFIALKSFWSGKTYHHDVTSYNNGWNAGWSAPVSNGWSSPVVSNGWTSGASSGWEDPHYAHSQAYSGYAHHH; this is translated from the exons atgaagaaatttttgattttaatgacCGCGGTCATTCTTACTGCCGGACAAAGCATCGACGAATGTTTGAAGCAAGACAGCATATCCTGCGTACAGAAGACGCTGTACAGAACCGCCAAGGAGTTCTTCGCCAAGGATAAAATAGAGCTAGTGAATGGAGTCAGTCTCGTGAACAGTAATGCCAACGCCAGATCTGCTAAAGAACTTACGTATGATCAAGAGATGGAGGCCACTAATGATATCACAGAGCGACAGAATTCCCTCGAGAACTTCATTAGCGATGAAACTAGACAATTTTTGACTGGTCGCAGTCTTAGg atcaATTTGGCATCTGTTTTCAAGAAGATTTACGAATCCGCTCATGCCATTAGCGAATCCGCTCCGCCAGAAATTCGTCAGGCCGTTGACGAGATTGTTGAAG CTCGAGGCAAGAAGAAGAAGGGAGGTCTGAAAGCCATCCTGCCCCTTTTGATCGCCGCGAAAGTGAAGCTCGGTCTTTTGGGAGTTCTCACATACTTTGTCGCCGGATTCTTAGCGAAGAGTGCGCTTAAAGCATCCCTCCTTTCTCTTCTCATTTCCGCCTTTATTGCTTTGAAGTCATTTTGGTCGGGCAAGACTTATCACCACGACGTCACTTCTTACAATAATGGCTGGAATGCTGGATGGTCAGCTCCTGTCAGCAATGGATGGTCCAGTCCCGTAGTATCCAATGGATGGACCAGTGGCGCTTCTTCCGGTTGGGAAGATCCTCATTACGCGCACAGCCAGGCATACTCTGGATATGCTCATCATCACTAG
- the LOC105828894 gene encoding keratin, type I cytoskeletal 10-like: protein MLWIDSIPGIDRRRLHIVCLTLAICAFFIVDTIDAATDESKDTWAGFSTSCTSEDSKNASVSCHGVRIVRKIVQQLLETTSKERDIQLFDGVSLVEVPGSSSSRKARVLKGFGGLGPFLQFLEGRELRVKLPSLLPPNIETALKESLPSEAEARGGGGGGFGGGGGGGGGGFGGGKGGKKGGGGGMIIMMLMMGKMLAAMGFGALGLLAMKALMVSAMALMLSLIVAVKKLASGHDDHGGHHVVYAQEVGHHHRKKRSIEDVDSTQLPYRGYAHLYANLGPS from the exons ATGCTTTGGATAGACAGCATACCGGGAATCGATCGCCGGCGTCTGCACATCGTCTGCCTGACGTTGGCGATCTGCGCCTTCTTCATCGTTGACACGATCGACGCCGCGACGGACGAGAGCAAGGATACATGGGCCGGATTCTCGACGTCCTGCACGTCGGAAGACTCGAAGAACGCATCGGTCTCTTGTCATGGAGTGCGAATCGTACGGAAGATCGTACAACAGCTACTGGAGACCACCAGCAAGGAACGGGACATCCAACTGTTCGATGGTGTATCTTTAGTCGAGGTGCCTGGAAGCAGCTCTTCTCGAAAGGCAAGAGTCTTGAAGGGCTTCGGAGGTCTCGGACCCTTCTTACAATTCCTCGAAGGTAGAGAACTCAGAGTCAAGCTGCCGTCTTTACTTCCACCAAATATCGAAACTGCCTTGAAGGAGAGTTTACCCTCCGAAGCTGAAG cgagaggtggtggcggcggcggttttggcggcggcggcggcggcggcggtggagGTTTCGGCGGCGGCAAAGGTGGCAAGAAGGGCGGTGGCGGCGGAATGATTATAATGATGCTCATGATGG GTAAGATGTTAGCTGCTATGGGTTTCGGTGCACTGGGTCTCCTGGCTATGAAGGCGTTGATGGTTTCGGCAATGGCCTTGATGCTGTCGTTGATCGTAGCCGTGAAAAAGTTGGCGAGCGGTCACGATGATCATGGCGGCCATCACGTCGTTTACGCGCAGGAAGTTGGTCATCATCATCGTAAGAAGAGATCAATCGAAGACGTCGACTCTACACAGTTACCTTACAGAGGATACGCTCATCTTTACGCTAACTTAGGCCCGTCTTGA
- the LOC105828893 gene encoding uncharacterized protein LOC105828893, with the protein MKGTFILLLFGIGICLANPLEKKEKISVVEQQSVKLTDRAKYEEELLRKLNSKCSQNDISSCVMLKLVTYMNKLLKKASIELTDDIEIRKTSQTSEDVITFEAGRSKDDELQILDLVANKVYAFIKSRSIKWRILPEDDIVVSASEDETGSLNLGLSIERADRPVQDGRGKKNNMGPLIAAAVLKIGLIGGLAFKALALLVGKALLLSKIALLLASIIGLKKLFSQGKHVTYEVVAHHGPSHSFDHGHGDSYSSGWARSFREQTPIPGQPDAHDLAYAAHVK; encoded by the exons ATGAAGGGAACTTTCATATTGCTTTTGTTTGGGATTGGTATATGTTTGGCCAACCCTTtggagaagaaagaaaaaataagcgTTGTCGAGCAGCAATCCGTAAAGCTAACAGATCGAGCTAAGTACGAGGAAGAACTTCTTCGTAAACTCAATTCGAAATGCTCCCAGAATGACATCAGTAGTTGCGTGATGTTGAAGTTGGTGACATATATGAACAAGTTGCTGAAGAAGGCTTCGATCGAGCTCACGGACGACATTGAGATTAGGAAGACGAGTCAAACGTCGGAAGATGTGATCACATTTGAGGCCGGCAGAAGCAAGGACGATGAGCTTCAAATTCTTGATCTCGTTGCGAATAAAGTTTACGCCTTTATCAAATCGAGAAGTATCAAGTGGAGAATTCTACCCGAAGACGACATCGTCGTATCCGCATCGGAAGATGAAACCGGTTCGTTAAATTTGGGTCTATCTATTGAGCGCGCCGACAGGCCTGTTCAAGATg GCCGTGGAAAGAAGAACAATATGGGTCCATTAATCGCCGCAGCCGTTTTGAAGATTGGTCTCATCGGCGGTCTCGCGTTCAAGGCTCTCGCCCTCTTAGTCGGCAAAGCTCTCCTTTTGTCGAAGATCGCGCTTCTGTTGGCCAGTATCATAGGCCTGAAGAAACTCTTCTCTCAAGGGAAGCATGTAACTTATGAGGTGGTAGCGCATCACGGCCCAAGCCATTCCTTCGACCATGGCCATGGCGATAGTTACTCCAGTGGTTGGGCGAGAAGTTTCCGCGAACAAACGCCGATTCCTGGACAGCCGGATGCCCACGATCTGGCTTATGCGGCGCACGTAAAGTGA